The DNA segment CTGGTCCGGGGGCGTGTACCAGAGTGCGAAGCACAGGGTTATCAAcaagggtgaggaagagaggaTCAGCTGTGCGACGTTCTGGCACGGGGACTTGGATGCCACGAACCCGTTTAttgatgggaagggagagggcgcGGCCGGGGATGAGACGGTGGCTGATTTGCTGGTCAAGAGGTTTAGGAGCCAGTTTAGCttgatgaaggggaagaagaccgaagaggtggtgaggggagaAGTGTTTGCTCATTGAGTGGAGAAGGCCGAATTAttgggcgaggttgagggttcCAAGGAAAGGGACATGTTTAAGTTAACAAAGACGTTTTATGACATTTCAATGAAAAAGGAACTTGCACCATTCAATCAGTGAAGGCCAAAGAAAGTCCAATGAAGAACCTttgatgaaggggaagaCACCCTGCAGTGTTGAGATGAATGAATTTCCTACCACTCGAGTGATCCCAGTCGCCCTGTGATTCGAGGATATGCAGTGAAGctttggaagaagagagagccTTTATGGAATACCCTGTAAAGCATATTTAATGAgctttaaaagatagttaagaGGCCTTAAGGGTTACACCAAAGGCCCTAAAAGAGAGTTAACAGGCTTTAAAGAATAGTTAAGAGGCGTGAAGAAAAAGGTAAGCCTTAAGAGATGATTCAGCGGCCTTAGATGATAATTTAAACGTCTTTTACTATGTtgtagggaggggggcgctGGTAAGATAACAAGGAGGCTCCGTAAAGGTTCGCCCCAGGTAAAAGCACCCTGTTTGAGCCGGGTGTTTGGAGGTGACACCACGTCCAAATTTACCCAAAAGAATACATACATCAAGGTGAAATAACGCTGCTAAATATACCATCATACCCACCAAAGTTCCACAGAGATCCTTGCCACTAATACGTCATCACACCACAGAATACACCATTTTCTGACCTGACAACGATTGACTCCGGATGATATCAACTCCCTTCAtgaccccctcccacccaccgGGCATCACCTTGATTGGATGAGCTTGAATCTTACCCCCGTCCAGTAAGCTTTGCACAGCAGCGAATGCCTGAGCGCCAAACCTTCTATCCTCCGGAGTTGCCTCTCGTCCGTATtcaccctccaaacccaccttGATTCCGAAGATGCTGAGAACCATCACCCACGACGGCTCAATCGTCAGAGCCCGCGTCTGCGCTACAGTATCTCTGAACGGTTCAAGAGAAACATAGCGACCGCCAGCACGCCCGATTGATTCGAAGCAAAGCTTGGTAGTGTCGGCCTGTGAGACGCAGTCGAGAGCATACTCGAGCTCGTTGCGGGTGTACTCGCGGATCTCTTGAGCACATGTTGGGGAGTGGTAGTCAAAGACCTTTTCGGCACCGAACCGCTCAACAAGGGCAAAGTTGGAAGGGGAGCATGATGCGATTGGTCTGAGGCCCGCACTAGTGAAAGGAAGAGGAATGGTCAGCGGAGACTCTaaagagatgatggggacCGAACTTACTTCTTCAGAAGTTGAATGGCTCTGGTTCCAGACGCCGTGCTGCCTccagcaacaagaacaaaTTCTCCTTGCTTTGGCTCACCTCTGCGGAGGTCGTCCAGAGTGGCAGGTACACGAAGTCTGTCAAACAACGATAGCGTTGCGGTGGCAACACCGGTTCCCAAGCTAGCACCCTCCTCGAAGCTCATGTCGTCGGGAAGTCTGAGTAGAAGATCCGCCATTGCTCCCACGTATTGAGAGAACCCCCCAATGGTTTTGACGTTTGAATTGCCGCCAAAAACCATGCCGGCGACCCTATCCCCGACTGAGAGATGCGCAGGAGCGTCTTTCCCGAGGGCAACAATGGTGCCTGCAAAGTCATAACCATGAATAGCTCCCTGAGCTGGGCTGTAATCGAGCATCTTGGCATCTGCTGGGTTGATCGCCACCGCGGCCGTTTTCACTGCCAAGGTTAGATTACGGTGGGtatgggagaggaggcgacGAGGGTAAACAAACCGATTGCCATGTCGGGTGCGAGCGTCGGCACTGCGACATCGTGCTGAATGGCGAGTTTCCCAGGTCCCTGAGCAATAATCGCTGTCTGTGTCCTTGGCAGGGAGAGCTCTGCGTTCAACGAGGGCATGATTGTGAGTGTTGGTTAGGTGGAATGAAGTTGGATCAAAGGGGTGGGGTAGATGATTAAATTGTCCAGATTATCAGCTTTCAAGATGTCAAACAACCCGTTGCAACAATGCCGTCAGACGCCTTGCTTTAAACTGGTGTTCCACAGCATATTAACCGTTAACCAGATCGGGTGAGCCAGACTATCGGGCCTGTCCTGCCGCCGCATTTGCGCTGTCTCGGCGCATTGCACGAAGCAAAATCACCGAACACAACGCCGAACAGAAGGGCCCGAAATATTTATCAATCCAACCGCCGAGCCAAGACTTCACTCTCAACAGCCGAATTTCGATGGCTCCATCGAATCTGCGGTGATGTTGCTTACCTATTTCTGCAGAGACCCACCGCAGCAGGGTGTCCTCGGCGGTGACGGGAATCTAGCAT comes from the Podospora pseudocomata strain CBS 415.72m chromosome 5, whole genome shotgun sequence genome and includes:
- a CDS encoding putative secondary metabolism biosynthetic enzyme (EggNog:ENOG503NXT7; antiSMASH:Cluster_9; COG:C; SMCOG1028:crotonyl-CoA reductase / alcohol dehydrogenase), which codes for MPSLNAELSLPRTQTAIIAQGPGKLAIQHDVAVPTLAPDMAIGLFTLVASSPIPTMLDYSPAQGAIHGYDFAGTIVALGKDAPAHLSVGDRVAGMVFGGNSNVKTIGGFSQYVGAMADLLLRLPDDMSFEEGASLGTGVATATLSLFDRLRVPATLDDLRRGEPKQGEFVLVAGGSTASGTRAIQLLKNAGLRPIASCSPSNFALVERFGAEKVFDYHSPTCAQEIREYTRNELEYALDCVSQADTTKLCFESIGRAGGRYVSLEPFRDTVAQTRALTIEPSWVMVLSIFGIKVGLEGEYGREATPEDRRFGAQAFAAVQSLLDGGKIQAHPIKVMPGGWEGVMKGVDIIRSQSLSGQKMVYSVV